Proteins encoded in a region of the Sander lucioperca isolate FBNREF2018 chromosome 18, SLUC_FBN_1.2, whole genome shotgun sequence genome:
- the plek2 gene encoding pleckstrin-2 isoform X1, translating to MDTDRTNVILREGFLVKRGHLVHNWKARWFVLMPDKLLYYKYEGGQKDSCQRGKILLKDCVITSPFLEYENRPLVFKLQTENGVDHFLEACSREERDDWAGNIMAAVNKLRVAESGKVTNQPDPAGSHLHNINLSKVLDSMYDVHSGIKMNNHVEQGSTYSNCFSGSAVVDWLVFMQLALTRVEARTLASALLEEGFLRTVGLKSVEAYRTAGLSEQFMDDSTALYSFSDSLKKRGSVKAEKSLSAVELSGKVIKRGYLLKQGHRRKNWKVRLFVLRSQPSYLHYYDPTKDDISPVGGFSLRGCLVSSLQDNGVPSGVKGNIQGNLFKIITQSDTHYFIQAPTEQQKMDWIEAIREHT from the exons GGTCATCTTGTACACAACTGGAAGGCGCGCTGGTTCGTGTTGATGCCAGATAAGCTGCTGTATTACAAGTACGAAGGAGGCCAAAAGGACTCATGTCAGCGGGGAAAAATCCTCCTGAAGGACTGCGTAATAACTAGTCCTTTTCTGGAGTATGAAAATCGACCG TTGGTGTTCAAGCTCCAGACAGAGAATGGGGTGGATCATTTCTTGGAGGCTTGTTCccgggaggagagagatgactGGGCAGGTAACATCATGGCTGCGGTCAACAAGCTGCGGGTGGCTGAAAGTGGGAAGGTGACAAATCAGCCAGACCCTGCTGGATCCCACTTACACAACATTAATCTGAG CAAAGTGTTGGACTCCATGTATGACGTCCACAGTGGTATCAAGATGAACAACCATGTGGAGCAGGGCAGCACTTACAGCAACTGTTTCTCag GTTCAGCGGTGGTGGATTGGCTGGTGTTCATGCAGCTGGCTCTGACTCGTGTGGAGGCCAGGACGCTGGCCTCGGCCCTGCTGGAGGAGGGTTTCCTGCGCACCGTCGGCCTGAAGAGTGTGGAGGCTTACCGCACCGCCGGCCTCAGTGAGCAGTTCATGGATGACTCCACTGCGCTGTACAGCTTT TCTGACAGCTTGAAGAAGAGAGGCAGTGTGAAGGCAGAGAAGTCGCTGTCTGCAGTGGAGCTCAGTGGAAAAGTGATCAAGAGAGGATATCTACTTAAACAG GGACACAGAAGGAAGAACTGGAAGGTGCGACTGTTTGTGCTGCGTTCACAGCCTTCTTACCTTCACTATTATGATCCCACCAAG GATGACATCAGCCCCGTTGGCGGCTTCTCACTGCGAGGCTGTCTGGTGTCTTCTCTGCAGGATAACGGAGTTCCCTCAG GTGTGAAAGGCAACATTCAAGGCAACTTGTTTAAAATCATCACTCAGTCAGACACGCATTACTTCATCCAGGCTCCGACCGAGCAGCAGAAGATGGACTGGATAGAAGCAATCAGAGAGCACACATAG
- the plek2 gene encoding pleckstrin-2 isoform X2, which yields MPDKLLYYKYEGGQKDSCQRGKILLKDCVITSPFLEYENRPLVFKLQTENGVDHFLEACSREERDDWAGNIMAAVNKLRVAESGKVTNQPDPAGSHLHNINLSKVLDSMYDVHSGIKMNNHVEQGSTYSNCFSGSAVVDWLVFMQLALTRVEARTLASALLEEGFLRTVGLKSVEAYRTAGLSEQFMDDSTALYSFSDSLKKRGSVKAEKSLSAVELSGKVIKRGYLLKQGHRRKNWKVRLFVLRSQPSYLHYYDPTKDDISPVGGFSLRGCLVSSLQDNGVPSGVKGNIQGNLFKIITQSDTHYFIQAPTEQQKMDWIEAIREHT from the exons ATGCCAGATAAGCTGCTGTATTACAAGTACGAAGGAGGCCAAAAGGACTCATGTCAGCGGGGAAAAATCCTCCTGAAGGACTGCGTAATAACTAGTCCTTTTCTGGAGTATGAAAATCGACCG TTGGTGTTCAAGCTCCAGACAGAGAATGGGGTGGATCATTTCTTGGAGGCTTGTTCccgggaggagagagatgactGGGCAGGTAACATCATGGCTGCGGTCAACAAGCTGCGGGTGGCTGAAAGTGGGAAGGTGACAAATCAGCCAGACCCTGCTGGATCCCACTTACACAACATTAATCTGAG CAAAGTGTTGGACTCCATGTATGACGTCCACAGTGGTATCAAGATGAACAACCATGTGGAGCAGGGCAGCACTTACAGCAACTGTTTCTCag GTTCAGCGGTGGTGGATTGGCTGGTGTTCATGCAGCTGGCTCTGACTCGTGTGGAGGCCAGGACGCTGGCCTCGGCCCTGCTGGAGGAGGGTTTCCTGCGCACCGTCGGCCTGAAGAGTGTGGAGGCTTACCGCACCGCCGGCCTCAGTGAGCAGTTCATGGATGACTCCACTGCGCTGTACAGCTTT TCTGACAGCTTGAAGAAGAGAGGCAGTGTGAAGGCAGAGAAGTCGCTGTCTGCAGTGGAGCTCAGTGGAAAAGTGATCAAGAGAGGATATCTACTTAAACAG GGACACAGAAGGAAGAACTGGAAGGTGCGACTGTTTGTGCTGCGTTCACAGCCTTCTTACCTTCACTATTATGATCCCACCAAG GATGACATCAGCCCCGTTGGCGGCTTCTCACTGCGAGGCTGTCTGGTGTCTTCTCTGCAGGATAACGGAGTTCCCTCAG GTGTGAAAGGCAACATTCAAGGCAACTTGTTTAAAATCATCACTCAGTCAGACACGCATTACTTCATCCAGGCTCCGACCGAGCAGCAGAAGATGGACTGGATAGAAGCAATCAGAGAGCACACATAG
- the si:ch211-10a23.2 gene encoding galectin-related protein B, whose amino-acid sequence MEEIDKKENGEYTGEIKGGLRPSMKLVVMGIINKKPKSMEVILSSEPQEEDTEGDVGLQLKVSFMDKAVHRNARMAGKWGRPETTLSFFPFAPGESFKMEIVCEHQQFRILVDGQPLCGFSHRIPRLASLTALRVCGDLQLTKVA is encoded by the exons ATGGAAGAAATCgacaagaaagaaaat GGGGAGTACACCGGAGAAATAAAGGGTGGGCTGCGGCCTTCAATGAAACTGGTTGTTATGGGAATTATTAACAAAAAACCCAAGAG CATGGAGGTGATTCTGTCCAGTGAGCCTcaggaggaggacacagagggcGACGTGGGCCTTCAGTTAAAGGTGAGCTTCATGGATAAGGCCGTCCACCGCAACGCCCGCATGGCTGGAAAGTGGGGAAGACCTGAAACtaccctctctttctttccttttgcaCCTGGAGAATCCTTCAAG ATGGAGATAGTTTGTGAGCACCAACAGTTTCGTATCTTGGTGGATGGACAGCCTCTGTGTGGATTCAGCCACCGCATCCCCCGGCTCGCCTCCCTCACTGCCTTACGAGTCTGTGGAGACCTACAGCTCACGAAGGTGGCCTAG